A window of the Mucilaginibacter sp. cycad4 genome harbors these coding sequences:
- a CDS encoding flavin monoamine oxidase family protein has protein sequence MLHMENTDVIIIGGGAAGLMAARTLAKAGKNIVLLEGRNRLGGRIHTLEHGTSLEPAELGAEFIHGDLPITQSLLNEAGIKYTPASASMWKYDDGKFIAEGHVIEHWDEFLESIMQLKHDMSIEDFMQQEFSGEEYAGLRESVRGYVSGYDNADPKKASAFSIRKEWQNEHEDAQYRVEGGYCTLISYLANEFKQAGGHIYLNAVAKDIDWGQHHVTVSTDIGIIYQARQLLVAVPLGILQAEAGLKGTLSFDPPVDYYTKALKSLGFGAVIKVLLEFDEAFWYNDETRQMTGADLEDMGFLFSNEAIPVWWTQMPVHRPLLTGWLGGPPAAARLNTSDEDVLIEALGSISNIFKIDIAKLKEKLLTWNVINWTIDPFSRGSYSYDTVETAGARKILSHPIGDTLFFAGEYLYEGTAMGTVEAALTSGLRAAEMLLGYE, from the coding sequence ATTTTACATATGGAAAATACAGATGTAATTATCATAGGCGGCGGGGCAGCAGGCTTAATGGCAGCCCGTACGCTTGCCAAAGCAGGTAAAAACATTGTGCTGCTTGAAGGACGTAACCGGCTTGGTGGCCGCATTCATACATTGGAACATGGTACCTCCCTCGAGCCCGCCGAATTGGGCGCCGAATTTATTCATGGCGATTTACCCATAACCCAAAGCCTGCTCAATGAAGCCGGTATTAAATATACCCCGGCCTCCGCCTCTATGTGGAAATATGATGACGGGAAGTTTATAGCCGAGGGGCATGTAATTGAACATTGGGACGAATTTTTGGAAAGTATCATGCAGCTGAAGCATGATATGAGCATTGAGGATTTCATGCAACAAGAGTTTTCGGGCGAAGAGTATGCCGGTCTCCGGGAGTCTGTGCGGGGATATGTGTCCGGTTATGACAATGCCGATCCAAAAAAAGCCAGCGCCTTTTCTATCCGTAAAGAGTGGCAAAATGAGCATGAGGATGCACAGTACCGTGTAGAAGGTGGTTATTGCACGTTGATCAGCTACCTGGCAAATGAGTTTAAACAGGCAGGCGGCCATATTTACCTTAATGCTGTTGCAAAAGATATTGACTGGGGGCAACATCATGTTACTGTAAGCACAGACATAGGGATCATCTATCAGGCCCGGCAACTGCTGGTTGCTGTACCACTGGGCATACTACAGGCTGAAGCCGGATTGAAAGGCACATTGAGTTTTGACCCGCCTGTTGATTATTACACCAAAGCCTTAAAATCACTTGGTTTTGGGGCTGTGATCAAAGTTTTATTGGAGTTTGATGAAGCATTTTGGTACAACGATGAAACCCGGCAAATGACCGGTGCCGATCTGGAAGATATGGGTTTCCTGTTTTCAAACGAAGCAATTCCGGTTTGGTGGACACAGATGCCTGTACATCGCCCGCTGCTTACCGGCTGGCTCGGTGGTCCGCCTGCAGCCGCACGTTTGAATACCAGCGACGAGGATGTTTTGATAGAAGCACTTGGCTCCATCTCCAATATTTTTAAGATCGATATCGCGAAGCTGAAAGAAAAACTCCTCACCTGGAATGTAATCAACTGGACAATCGATCCGTTCTCGCGCGGGTCATATAGTTATGATACCGTTGAAACCGCCGGGGCACGGAAAATATTAAGCCATCCTATTGGTGATACCCTTTTTTTCGCAGGTGAGTATCTGTATGAAGGAACGGCAATGGGAACTGTTGAGGCGGCGCTTACCAGTGGATTAAGAGCTGCGGAAATGTTATTAGGGTATGAGTAG
- a CDS encoding glycosyl hydrolase family 8: MMRKRLLLTPNYVRYSPLIFLIFTLNGLYAQVALRPFPQHCRYTAGTIKPNHHSQQQLDKQVTAFYDQWKHRYIKPGCDKGQFYVWFEKPGKECVSEGQGYGMIITALMAGYDKQAKTVYDGLYNYYKAHPAKTSPYLMAWAQVKNCKNLDRSTATDGDMDIAYSLLLADKQWGSKGNINYLQEGKNAMAAIMHYEINPKTFSVLLSDGSDGDSEDYYDMRSSDFMPSNFKAFEGASKTGKWQKAIDNNYRLFNYLQKTYSPDAGLVPDFIRGINAKARPAQPNYMESKYDSYYNYNACRVPWRIATDYLLYGDKRAKAFVTPINRWIRQTTNGNPDNISAGYTLEGNDINGRYFEALSFIAPFAVSATVDQSNQQWLNKVWDYLVAFKLKDYDYYDNTIKMLDMIIVSGNCWKVE, encoded by the coding sequence ATGATGCGGAAGAGGTTGCTGCTTACCCCGAACTACGTGCGATATAGCCCACTGATATTTTTGATATTTACGCTGAACGGCCTTTATGCACAGGTTGCATTAAGGCCGTTTCCGCAACATTGCCGATATACCGCCGGTACTATTAAACCTAATCATCATAGTCAGCAACAACTGGATAAACAGGTAACCGCTTTTTATGATCAATGGAAACACCGGTACATAAAACCGGGCTGCGATAAAGGCCAATTTTATGTTTGGTTCGAAAAACCCGGTAAGGAATGTGTATCCGAAGGGCAGGGTTACGGCATGATCATTACCGCGCTGATGGCCGGATATGATAAACAAGCCAAAACCGTTTATGACGGTTTATACAATTACTACAAAGCTCATCCCGCTAAAACATCACCTTATTTAATGGCCTGGGCACAGGTAAAAAACTGTAAAAACCTCGACAGAAGTACAGCTACCGACGGCGATATGGACATAGCCTACTCCCTGTTATTGGCCGATAAACAATGGGGCAGCAAAGGCAATATCAACTATCTGCAGGAAGGGAAGAACGCCATGGCGGCAATTATGCATTATGAGATCAATCCGAAAACGTTTTCTGTTTTATTAAGCGATGGCAGCGACGGAGATAGCGAAGATTATTATGACATGCGCTCATCTGATTTTATGCCTTCCAATTTCAAAGCATTTGAAGGGGCATCAAAAACCGGTAAATGGCAAAAAGCTATTGATAACAACTACCGCTTATTTAACTATCTGCAAAAAACTTATAGCCCGGACGCCGGCCTGGTGCCTGATTTTATCAGAGGTATAAACGCCAAAGCCCGGCCTGCGCAGCCAAACTACATGGAATCAAAGTATGATAGTTATTATAACTACAATGCATGCCGTGTTCCATGGCGCATAGCTACTGATTATTTATTATATGGCGATAAGCGCGCAAAAGCTTTTGTAACCCCAATAAACAGATGGATCAGGCAAACTACCAATGGCAACCCTGATAATATTTCGGCCGGGTATACGCTTGAAGGAAATGACATTAACGGTAGATACTTTGAAGCGCTGAGTTTTATAGCGCCATTCGCTGTATCAGCGACGGTTGATCAAAGTAACCAGCAATGGCTTAATAAAGTTTGGGATTACCTGGTAGCCTTTAAACTGAAGGACTACGATTATTACGATAATACCATCAAGATGCTGGATATGATCATAGTGAGCGGAAATTGTTGGAAGGTGGAATAA
- a CDS encoding LysR family transcriptional regulator: MNIALHHFRLVDTISKEGSLTKAASALHLTQSALSHQLKELEKELDIDVFHRQGKKLQLTEVGYRFLRSSEKILAEIRTLEEDINNYKNGKTGKLNISMQCYTAYHWLPGVIKDFKSQWPDININIVSDASRRPLEYLMRGDLDLGIVRTQMVNTQIVYEPIFEDRLICILPVDHPLTKKAVIDICDFQDQELILALYDPSYQETPVIETLIQEQHVKPKTLSRIHYTDATIEMVNAGLGISVMADWIVKPYLPGKHIVTKPLHHSIAKRTWYAATCKDTPAIQNFLSCLKNHFCKTELLCNDAEEVAAYPELRAI; encoded by the coding sequence ATGAATATTGCATTACATCATTTCAGGTTAGTTGACACCATTTCAAAAGAAGGATCGCTGACCAAAGCAGCGAGTGCTTTACACCTAACTCAATCAGCCCTGAGCCACCAGTTAAAAGAACTGGAAAAAGAACTGGATATAGACGTATTCCATCGCCAGGGAAAGAAACTACAACTAACCGAAGTAGGGTACCGTTTTCTACGAAGTTCGGAAAAAATATTAGCCGAAATACGTACCCTTGAAGAAGATATTAACAACTATAAAAATGGTAAAACAGGCAAGCTTAATATCAGTATGCAATGCTATACGGCATACCACTGGTTGCCTGGCGTAATTAAGGATTTCAAGAGCCAATGGCCTGATATTAACATAAATATAGTTTCGGATGCAAGCCGCCGTCCACTCGAATACCTCATGCGCGGCGACCTTGATTTGGGCATTGTACGCACCCAAATGGTGAATACACAAATCGTTTATGAACCTATTTTTGAAGACCGCCTGATATGCATTTTACCGGTCGATCACCCGCTGACAAAAAAGGCTGTTATTGACATCTGCGACTTCCAGGATCAGGAGTTGATCCTCGCTCTTTATGACCCCTCATACCAGGAAACCCCGGTCATCGAAACATTGATCCAGGAGCAGCATGTGAAGCCCAAAACCCTTAGCCGGATCCACTATACCGATGCCACAATTGAGATGGTAAATGCAGGCCTCGGAATTAGCGTTATGGCCGATTGGATTGTGAAGCCATACCTGCCCGGTAAACACATTGTTACAAAGCCACTGCACCATAGCATAGCAAAACGTACATGGTATGCCGCCACCTGTAAGGATACCCCGGCAATTCAGAATTTTTTGAGCTGCCTCAAGAACCATTTCTGCAAAACCGAGTTATTGTGCAATGATGCGGAAGAGGTTGCTGCTTACCCCGAACTACGTGCGATATAG